Below is a window of Leisingera sp. S132 DNA.
GCCCCGAGAATGACAGGTTGCAGTCCGGCCGGTCGAGCAAGGGCCGCGGAAAGCGGAACCGCTTGGGACTACCCTTTTCCGCTTCAGCCTGCACTGACGGACCGCCCGGTTGCGGCAGCCCCAGCAGCCGGGCAGTCTTGTCAAAGGCCTCGCCCGGAGCGTCGTCAATAGTGCCGCCCAAACGAGTGAAATCCTCCGGCCCGCGCACCAGCAGGTACTGGCAGTGGCCGCCGGAAACCAGCAGCATCAGGTACGGATAGGCAACCCCATCCGTCAGCCGCGGTGTCAGCGCGTGTCCCGCCAGATGGTTTACCCCGACCAGCGGCAGGCCGGTCGCGGCGGCAATCCCCTTGGCGCACATCACACCGGACATCACGCCGCCGATCAGCCCGGGGCCGGCGGTGACGGCCACCGCATCCATTTCGTTCAGGCGCAGCCCGGCTTCTGCCAGTGCATCGCGGACGCAGATGTCCAGCTTTTCAGCGTGGGCGCGGGCGGCAATCTCCGGCACCACGCCGCCAAAAGCACTGTGCAGCTCAGTCTGTCCGAACACGATCGAGGACAGAACCTCGGGCTGCTCACCCTCAGCCTGCCGCACCACGGCGGCGGCAGTGTCGTCACAGCTGCTCTCCAGCCCCAGAATTGTCAGGGTCTTTGTCATGGCCTTACCGTTGCATCAAACTGCTGCCGGGGCTACCACCGAAGCGGGGTGCAAACAATCCCGGGAGCCTTTGGATGGTGCCATTGCTGATGACACGCCCGCTGGCAGCGGCAAAGCGGTTTGCCGCCAGCCTGCCAGCCGAAGCGCTTGCCGGGCTGCATGTGATCTATACTCCGCTGATGGAGATTCAGCCGGTTCAGGCACCGGTCAGAACGCAAGGTGTAAAAGGGGTGATCTTCACCTCTGCCAACGGCGTTGAGGCCGCTTCACGTGAAACTACAGTGCGGCTGCCTGCCTATTGTGTTGGGGAACGCACGGCGCAGACCGCCGCAGAACTGGGCTGGCAGGCTGAGTTTCTGGGGCAATGCGCCGAAGAGCTGACGGCTGCCCTGCTGCAAAAGCGCCCCGAGGCACCTCTATTGCATTTGCGCGGCGCCCATGCGCGGGGCGCAATTGCGCAGCTTCTGACGGATGGCGGCCTCCCTTGCGGGGAGCAAATCGTGTATGATCAGGTGCTTTTGCCGCTGACGGAGGAGGCGAAAGCTGCGCTTGCTGCGCAAAAAGATGTGATCGTGCCGCTATTCTCACCCAGGACCGCGCGCCATTTTGCCAATCTGTGCGGGGACGCGTCGCATTTGCATCTGATTGCGCTGAGCCAAACCGTTTCTGAGCCTCTGAAAGGCTTGAATTACAAGGCTTTCAGCGTAAGTAAAGCCCCGGATGCACCTGCCATGGCGGCGGCTGTCGTTGATGCCGCAGCGCAGCTGTCCCGGCTTGAGGGCAGGGGGCGCGCGGAGTAGGGTCCAGCGTGTTCGCAAGAATGTATTTTAGGAATCGAGGGGGAGGCCGGCGTGGCTGACAAGAAAAATCCGGAAGACGTGATTGAGCCCGGCCCCGGTGAAACCAAGCCGGCTGAAGATGCTGCAGAAATTTCTGAACAGGACGCTGCGCACGAAACCGGTGCAGAGTCCGTTGACACCCCTGAGGATGTAGACTCCCCGGTTTCCGAGACCGAGACCGAGACCGAGACCGAGACCGAGACGGTTTCCTTTGAGCAGGATACCACTGCAGAGCGGGAAGAGGCTTCGGTTGAGCCGCTTGCCGCGGCTGAGGCGCCCCGCGAAATCGAACGGGTTGTGGAAAAGCGCGGCGGCTTCGGATCTGCGGTTCTGGGCGGTGCAGTGGCGGCCGTTATCGGCTTTGCGGCCGGTCAGGGCGGCTGGCTCGACAGTCTATTGCCTGCGTCTATGCGCGGCGGGGTTGAACTAACCGCGCTAGAGACCGGCCAGGCAGAGCTGGAGACAGCCCTTGCCGCCATGAAACAGCAGGTTGAGGCCAATCAGGCTCCTGACCTTGCGCCGCTTGCGTCCCGCATTGATGCCCTGACGGCTGACATTGAACCGCTGAAAAACGCACCTGTCCCGGATGCGGGCTTGCGGGCGGACCTGGACGCACTGGCCGCCCGGATGTCTGCACTGGAAACCCGGCCGCCGGAAGGCACCTCGCCTGAGGCTGTGGCCGCGTTTGAAACCGAGCTGGCCAAACTGCAGGACAGCCTTGCCGCGCAGCGCTCTGAAGTTGAACAGATGCTGGCCGAGGCCCAGGCAATGGATGCCGCCAGCGCCGAGGCTGCGCGGATCGCCAGCGCCCAAACACAGCTGGCGCAGCTGCGCTCCGCACTGGACAGCGGCAACAGCTATGCCGCCAATGTGCAGGAGCTTTCCAATCTTGGCGTGGACGTGCCCGCGGCCCTGTCCGGTCCGGCTGACAGTGGTGTCGCCACCATTTCCTCCTTGCGTGACAGCTTTGCCCCGGCGGCCCGGGATGCGCTGGCCGCGGCACGTGAGGAGACAAAGGGAAGCGGCGGCTTGCTGGATTACGTGAACCGGCATCTGGGCGCGCGCTCGGTCACCCCGCAGGAGGGGGATGGCCCGGATGCGGTCCTGTCCCGTGCGGAGGCTGCTGTGGCAGCAGGCAAGCTGCAGGATGCGCTGAACGAACTCACTGTATTGCCCCAAACGGCCCGTGCCGCCCTGTCCAATTGGGAAGCCGCGGCAAATGCGCGGGCGGCTGCTGTCACAGCAGCTGCTGAACTGGCCCAAAGCCTGCAAGCCAAATAAGGAAGCCGCCATGCTCTGGTCGTTGTTGAAGATCCTCGTATTTGTCGCAATCGTCGCGGTTCTGGCCTTTGGCGCAGGCCTGCTGATGGAAACAGCAGGCGGGGTGCAGATCACCGTTGCCGGCACGGAATACACTCTTGGCGCGCTGCAGTCCGTCATTGCGCTGGGCGTGCTGGTTGTTGGCCTCTGGCTGTTCCTGAAACTGCTGTCGCTGCTGGTTGCGACGCTGCGCTTCCTGAATGGCGATGAAACCGCGCTGTCACGGTATTGGGACAAAGGCCGCGAACAAAAAGGCTATCAGGCGCTGTCTGACGGACTGATGGCGCTGGCCTCTGGCGAAGGGCGCTTGGCACTGGCCAAGGCGGCACGGGCGGAGAAGTATCTGCAGAAGCCGGAACTGACCGATTTGCTGGTGGCCCAGGCGGCAGAGATGAGCGGCGATACCCACAAGGCTGCGGAGGCGTATAAGCGGCTTCTGTCGAACCAGCCGACCCGCTTTGTCGGCGTGCGCGGGATCATGAAGCAGAAGCTCTCGGAGGGCGACACGGATACTGCCCGCCAGCTGGCCGAAAAGGCGCTGGCGCTGCGCCCCAAGCATGAGGAAGTGCAGGACACGCTGCTGCGCCTGCAGGCGCAGGCGGAAGATTGGGCCGGTGCGCGCAAGACACTGTCAACCAAGCTCAAGACCGGCACTTTGCCGCGCGATGTGTACAAGCGCCGCGATGCGGTTCTGGCTTTGTCGGCCTCCAAGGGGGTTCTGGACGAGGGCGCAACGGTTGAGCAGCAGGAACAGGCGATTGAGGCCAACCGCCTGTCGCCGGATCTGGTCCCGGCGGCTGCCATGGCGGCCCGCGCCTATATCGCCAAGGGCAAGAAACGCCCCGCTGTGCGGCTGCTGAAGAAAGCCTGGGAAAGCCAGCCGCACCCGGATCTGGCGCATGCCTTTGCCGCAATCGAACCGGAGGAAACCGCCGCTGAGCGCGTCAAACGGTTTGACCAGCTGGCGCGCATCAAGCCGCTGAACGACGAGACCCGTCTGGTGATGGCGGAGCTGAACATCGTGGCGGAGGATTTCCCTGAAGCCCGCCGCTGGCTGAATGACCTGGCAAAACGGGCGCCTGATGCCCGCGCGCTGACGCTGATGGCGGCGATTGAACGCGGCGAAGGCGCCAGCGACAAGGTGGTGCAGGGCTGGCTGGCCAAGGCGCTGACCGCGCCGCGCGGGCCCCAGTGGGTCTGCGACAGCTGCAACCATATCCACGCGGAATGGGCGCCGGTCTGCGAGCATTGCTCCAGCTTTGACACCCTGTCCTGGAAGCGCCCGGAGACGCCGGAGGTGGCCAGCGTCGCAGCCGCCCACATGCTGCCGCTGATCACCGGCGCGCTTGAGGCCAAGAGCGCGGAACCGGTTGAGGATGCAGAAATTCTCGAGGCTGCAGAGGATGCAGAGAGCGAGACTCAGGAAACCGTTAAACCAGTGAACTGAAGCCGGTTTCCATTCAAACGGCTATACAGGAAGAAACGGCAGGCGCGCCCTGCCGTTCTTTTTTTTATGTCTGCACAGCACATGACCAGACCGGAACAGCCGCGATCCATGCAGTCAAGATTCAGAATGTTTTGGGGGATGGTGCCCAGGAGAGGACTCGAACCTCCACGTCCATACGGACACTAGCACCTGAAGCTAGCGCGTCTACCAATTCCGCCACCTGGGCAGGTGTCGTGAAACCGGCGTATAAGCGGAGTCGCAGGCAGCGTCAAACGGAAAATTCGCCTTGCAGCACAATTTTCTCATTATTGGGCTTAGGATTGTTTTCTCATTTGAATCCAGTGCCTTGAGTAGAGTGTTTTGGGCTGCGTCCAAGACGGAATCCGGCCGCTGGTTTGATCCTGCGCAAAGTGGAGGATTCAGAAAAGGGGCATAGCAAAGTCATGATACAGATTGACCGCCTCCAAGCCCTTGGGCTGTTTGACAGCCGGGTGCCCCGCTACACCTCCTATCCGACCGCGCCGGTGTTTTCCGCAGCCGTTGGCGCCGCTGAGCAGGCCCGCGAACTTATGGCGCTGGATCCGCAGGTGCCGGTTTCAGTGTACCTGCACATTCCGTTTTGCGAGCGGCTGTGCTGGTTCTGCGCCTGCCGCACGCAAGGCACCCAGACGCTGAACCCGGTGGAAAGCTATATCGGCACGCTGGAGCAGGAGCTGAAACTGGTGGCGCCGCTGTTGCCGAAGGGCTTGCGGATGGGGCGGATGCATTGGGGCGGGGGAACTCCGACCATCCTGCCGCCGCATCTGATTCACCGGCTGGCGCAGGCAGTGAAGACGGTTTTTCCGCATACGGAGGACTGGGAGTTCTCGGTGGAAATCGATCCGACCATGGTGGACCGGGACAAGATTGCCGCACTGGCGGCAGAAGGCATGAACCGGGCCAGTATCGGTATTCAGGATTTCGACCCGCTTGTGCAGCAGGCGATAGGCCGGGAACAACCGTTTGAGGTGACGAAGTCCTGTGTCGAGGATTTGCGTGCGGCGGGGATTAATTCTCTGAATGCCGATCTGGTCTATGGCTTGCCGCACCAATCACAGGCGCGGATGACGGATACGGTGGAGAAGGTTCTGAGCCTGGACCCTGACCGGCTGGCATTGTTCGGCTACGCGCATGTCCCCTGGGTGGCCAAGCGGCAAAAGCTGATCAAGGAAGAGACGCTGCCGGACGACCTCGCCCGTTACCATCTGGCGACGCTGGCGGCGGAGACGTTCGCCGAGGCGGGGTTCGCCGCAATCGGTATCGACCATTTTGCCAAACCCGGCGACGGGCTGGAGACAGCGGCCCGTACTGGTCACCTGCGCCGGAATTTCCAAGGGTATACAGATGACACCTGCCCGACCCTCATCGGTTTCGGTGCGTCGTCGATTTCCCGCTTTGCCGGTGGCTACATCCAAAACGCTGCCGCAACACCTGCCTATGTTCAGCGGGTTGAGGCCGGGCAGCTGACGGGGTCACGCGGGCATGTGATGACCCAGGAAGATCTGCTGCGGGGCCGTGCCATTGAGATGCTGATGTGCGAGTTCCGGCTGGACCGGGCCGAGCTGCGCCAGCGCTTTGGAGGACTGGCGGGACGTCTGGATGCGGATCTGGCCCGGATTGCAGCCCGGTTTGGCGAATTTGTGCGCTTGGACGCGGAAATCCTGGAAATTCTGCCCGAGGGCCGGCCGCTGACCCGGATAATTGCAAGCTGCTTTGATGCCCATGTGCCTGAAGGCGTCCGCTACAGCCGCGCGTCCTGATCCGTTTTCGACGCTGTCCTGCGTGTTTACGGGTCTCCTGCTGGAGGCCCATTTCAGTTTAGCCAGGAGCGGGCGTGCTGACTGCTCAAGGGGCTTTCACCAGGCGGAAGCCGAGGTAATCCGGCGGCAGACCGACAGCGCAGCCGCCGACACTTGCATCGCGGATGAAGTCAATCACCACCGCCCTGTGGCGGCCGCCGGTGATGCGGGCGCTGCAATAAGGATCGCCAAGCGCTAGGCTGCCATCCTTGTTCACTTCGCCATTTTGCATGCAGCCGTCGGTCCATTCCCAGATGTTGCCGCCAAGACCGGTGAGGCCGTTGCTATTGGCGCCGGGTTCACTTTTGGGATTTTGCGCAGGCCCCGGCAGCCCGCGCAGGGTCACCCCGCGCGCATATTGGCGCAGCCATCGCTGAGCGGGGTCCCCGTCATCCGATTCCACGGCTTCGTCACCGAAAATCTCGGCTGCTGCCAGCTGCCATTCAGCTTCGTCCGGCAGTCGCCAGCGCTGGCCGGTTTCCTTGGAGTACCACTGGGCATAGGCGGTTGCGTCGTGCCAGCTGACATGTGTCTGCGCCTGTCCGCCGTCCTCCGGCGCTCTGTCTGCCTCCTTGCAGCCGCCAGCCGCAACGCAGGCGGCGTATTCGCCGGCGGAAACCTGGTCCTTCATGATTTCAAAGGCGGCCACGTGGCGCTGCTGTTCCGGCGGCACCACGCTTTTGCCGTTTTTGTGAAAATTCCCGATTGGACGGTAGGCGATGGTGTCTGCCGCAATCAAAACAGTTTCGGCCAGCGGGGCTGGATCCTTGGCTGTTGAAAACCAAAGGCCGGGAACGCCAATGGCGGCGGCCAATCCGGCGGCAATCAGCTCAGATTTCATGTCAGCGCCCCTTCAAGCAAAAACGGGCGGCCGCGAAATGCAGCCGCCCGGTCCAGTTTCAGATCCAGCCGAAGATCAGGAGCCGGAGTATTCAGTCGGGGCGACCACCTGTTCCATCAGGTCGTTGTTCCATTCGCCTTCGACCACC
It encodes the following:
- the hemN gene encoding oxygen-independent coproporphyrinogen III oxidase, giving the protein MIQIDRLQALGLFDSRVPRYTSYPTAPVFSAAVGAAEQARELMALDPQVPVSVYLHIPFCERLCWFCACRTQGTQTLNPVESYIGTLEQELKLVAPLLPKGLRMGRMHWGGGTPTILPPHLIHRLAQAVKTVFPHTEDWEFSVEIDPTMVDRDKIAALAAEGMNRASIGIQDFDPLVQQAIGREQPFEVTKSCVEDLRAAGINSLNADLVYGLPHQSQARMTDTVEKVLSLDPDRLALFGYAHVPWVAKRQKLIKEETLPDDLARYHLATLAAETFAEAGFAAIGIDHFAKPGDGLETAARTGHLRRNFQGYTDDTCPTLIGFGASSISRFAGGYIQNAAATPAYVQRVEAGQLTGSRGHVMTQEDLLRGRAIEMLMCEFRLDRAELRQRFGGLAGRLDADLARIAARFGEFVRLDAEILEILPEGRPLTRIIASCFDAHVPEGVRYSRAS
- a CDS encoding heme biosynthesis protein HemY is translated as MLWSLLKILVFVAIVAVLAFGAGLLMETAGGVQITVAGTEYTLGALQSVIALGVLVVGLWLFLKLLSLLVATLRFLNGDETALSRYWDKGREQKGYQALSDGLMALASGEGRLALAKAARAEKYLQKPELTDLLVAQAAEMSGDTHKAAEAYKRLLSNQPTRFVGVRGIMKQKLSEGDTDTARQLAEKALALRPKHEEVQDTLLRLQAQAEDWAGARKTLSTKLKTGTLPRDVYKRRDAVLALSASKGVLDEGATVEQQEQAIEANRLSPDLVPAAAMAARAYIAKGKKRPAVRLLKKAWESQPHPDLAHAFAAIEPEETAAERVKRFDQLARIKPLNDETRLVMAELNIVAEDFPEARRWLNDLAKRAPDARALTLMAAIERGEGASDKVVQGWLAKALTAPRGPQWVCDSCNHIHAEWAPVCEHCSSFDTLSWKRPETPEVASVAAAHMLPLITGALEAKSAEPVEDAEILEAAEDAESETQETVKPVN
- a CDS encoding uroporphyrinogen-III synthase, coding for MTRPLAAAKRFAASLPAEALAGLHVIYTPLMEIQPVQAPVRTQGVKGVIFTSANGVEAASRETTVRLPAYCVGERTAQTAAELGWQAEFLGQCAEELTAALLQKRPEAPLLHLRGAHARGAIAQLLTDGGLPCGEQIVYDQVLLPLTEEAKAALAAQKDVIVPLFSPRTARHFANLCGDASHLHLIALSQTVSEPLKGLNYKAFSVSKAPDAPAMAAAVVDAAAQLSRLEGRGRAE
- the tsaD gene encoding tRNA (adenosine(37)-N6)-threonylcarbamoyltransferase complex transferase subunit TsaD, translated to MTKTLTILGLESSCDDTAAAVVRQAEGEQPEVLSSIVFGQTELHSAFGGVVPEIAARAHAEKLDICVRDALAEAGLRLNEMDAVAVTAGPGLIGGVMSGVMCAKGIAAATGLPLVGVNHLAGHALTPRLTDGVAYPYLMLLVSGGHCQYLLVRGPEDFTRLGGTIDDAPGEAFDKTARLLGLPQPGGPSVQAEAEKGSPKRFRFPRPLLDRPDCNLSFSGLKTALMRMRDQIVADKGGLTRQDRADLCAGFQAAVVDTLAEKTRRAIRLYLEEQPMQPTIAVAGGVAANTAIRAALETVCAEAGTAFTAPPLRLCTDNAAMIAYAGLERFKAGARDGLDLTARPRWPLDKSSPALIGSGRKGAKA
- a CDS encoding formylglycine-generating enzyme family protein, with the protein product MKSELIAAGLAAAIGVPGLWFSTAKDPAPLAETVLIAADTIAYRPIGNFHKNGKSVVPPEQQRHVAAFEIMKDQVSAGEYAACVAAGGCKEADRAPEDGGQAQTHVSWHDATAYAQWYSKETGQRWRLPDEAEWQLAAAEIFGDEAVESDDGDPAQRWLRQYARGVTLRGLPGPAQNPKSEPGANSNGLTGLGGNIWEWTDGCMQNGEVNKDGSLALGDPYCSARITGGRHRAVVIDFIRDASVGGCAVGLPPDYLGFRLVKAP
- a CDS encoding COG4223 family protein, with product MADKKNPEDVIEPGPGETKPAEDAAEISEQDAAHETGAESVDTPEDVDSPVSETETETETETETVSFEQDTTAEREEASVEPLAAAEAPREIERVVEKRGGFGSAVLGGAVAAVIGFAAGQGGWLDSLLPASMRGGVELTALETGQAELETALAAMKQQVEANQAPDLAPLASRIDALTADIEPLKNAPVPDAGLRADLDALAARMSALETRPPEGTSPEAVAAFETELAKLQDSLAAQRSEVEQMLAEAQAMDAASAEAARIASAQTQLAQLRSALDSGNSYAANVQELSNLGVDVPAALSGPADSGVATISSLRDSFAPAARDALAAAREETKGSGGLLDYVNRHLGARSVTPQEGDGPDAVLSRAEAAVAAGKLQDALNELTVLPQTARAALSNWEAAANARAAAVTAAAELAQSLQAK